In Candidatus Pacearchaeota archaeon, the genomic stretch GACATACGAGAAGGGAAGAGAATAAGAATGGTTATTACTCATGGAGATAATTCTCCTCAAGCCGAAGAATTAAAAACTAAAATGAAGACTATTAAAAAGACTGATATATCATTTATTAATGTTACCGATCCAGTTACGAGTATTAATGCTTGTCCAGAGAGTTTACTTATCGGCTGGATTGTGAAATAATATATATAATAAATAATATAATAATAAAAATTATATGATCAAAAGAAAAGCTTTTACGTTAATTGAGTTATTGGTCGTAATTGCAATCATCGGAATTCTTTCCGGAATGATTGTGCTTGCAATGAATGGATCTACTGCTAAGGCAAGAATCGCTAAATCTCAAGTTTATAGCAATTCTTTAAGAAGCGCTTTAATGTCAAACGTTAAAGGAAATTGGTCTCTTGATGCTACTGGTGATGATACTTGGAATCATATCACAGGAACAGTAACCGGGGCGACATCAAACACAACAGATTGCGCACAAAATACTTGCTATAGTTTTGATGGAGGTGACTACATACTAACTGCAAACACGGCAGGACAATATTCTATTCTTACCAATGGTATGACCGCAATGGTTTGGGTTAAAGGAGCTTCTCAAGCAGGAAACACTGTTTTTGCTAATTGGGACTCAAATGCTTCATATAAAGAAGCATGGAAAATAGCAACTAATGGTAATTTATTGCGCGTAATATTAGCAGATACTACTACTCAAGCTACTACCAAAAATTATTACTCTACTAATGATGTAGCATTTGATAATACTTGGCATTTAGTTGGTTTTTCTTGGACTGTTGGCGGTGGAGCACTAACTTTATACATTGATGGAACTTCTGTTGCTGTAACAAAAACTGCCGACGGAGCTGTAGCTAGTCTAAATGCAAACGGAGGATCAGGATACGCTCCCATATCAATAGGTTGTGATATGTCTAATAATTCAGCAGCAAATCTTTTCAATGGATCAATAGATAATGCTTGGCTGTTTAACGGACCCATTCCAACGTCTCAAATTAAAGAACTATACTACGCTGGATTAAATAATTTGTTAGCCAGTGGAAAAATATCAGCTGACGAATATTCTCAAAGAATAAGCACTCTTAGCTTAAACAAGTAATGGATACTGAAAAAGAAAAAATAGGCTTCGTGACTGATGAGGTTTGTGATCTTCCAGAAGAAATAGTTAATGAAAATAATATTGGCGTCGTAAGGTATAAGCTAGACCCTCAAGAACTATCAGAAATACCAGGCAATATTTACCAAAAGATAAGAGAAGGGGAAAGAAGAGGTATTAAAAACCTATTAGTCAAAACATCTCAGCCCTCAATTAATGATTTTCTTTCTGTTTTTAAAGAAAAACTTGAAAAATTTGAAGAAATTTTGTGTATCACGTTTTCTTCAAAAATATCAGGAGCGTACAACTCAGCCATGCAAGCCAAAAAATTCCTAGAAAAGGAACTGCAAGATAAGATTCATATTTTTGATTCTTTAAGAGGAACTGGATGTGAAGGATTAATTGTGCTCAAAGCAATTTCTTTGGCTAAAGAAAAAATGGATATTCCTGATATTATTTCTAATCTTACAAAAGAAATACCTAATGTTAATATGGTAGCAATGTATAAAAACTCTAGATGGCTTGAAGCTTCAGGAAGATTTCCTACTATTGGAAACATTATTATAAATCAAGCAGAAAAAATAGATATTAAACCTATTTTTAATTTTAAAAATGGGAAATTAAATATTGTAACAATAAAAAGGAATGTAAAGGAGTTGTCTGTTGCTCTTTTTGAAGTATTTGAGAAGACCACCAGAAATGCCCGCGAAGCAGGGAAAAAAATTAAAATAGCCATAACTCATGCTGATAATATGGAAGAAGTAGAAAAACTTAAAACTATGGTTTTAGGTTTAAAAAATACAGAAATTTCTTTTATTAATCTACTTTGTTTTCCTGTTGGAGGACATGTAGGTCCAGGGACATTGGTTCTTTCTTGGGATCAATAAACAAAGCTATTAGAAACATTAAGCTTAAAATTATGAAAAAAGCATCAATCATTATCGGCGATAGCGCATCATTAAGAGACGAAGATGTTAAAAAATTTGGTTTAATTGTTGTTCCTTTTGTTATGGAATGGCCAGATGGAGAAAGATTAAATGGAGACAATATTTTTGAAAAAATGAGAGAGGCTGAAAAGCAGGGGATAAAAACAACCCCTAAAACATCTCAGCCATCTATGGGAATATTTAAAAAAGCTTTTGAAGAAGGACTAAAAGATGCTGAAAGTGTGATTGCTATTACCATTAGTTCAGAAATTTCTGGAACATATAATTCAGCCGTGCAGGCTAAAAAAATGTTCGACGAAGAGACTCAAAAGAAGATCTTCATTCTCAATTCTCTTAATGCTGACTTAAGTGAAAGTCTTTTAGCGATAAAAGCTGCAAAAATGGCAGAACAAGAAAAATCAGGAGAAGAAATAATTAAAGAATTAGAAACAATGGTTCCTAAAATATTTCTTTTCGCAATGCTTGAAAGTCCGAGATGGCTTGAAGCAGGAGGAAGAATAAATCACGCCATGTCTGTTATTCTATCTCAAATGCAAAAAATAGGAATGAGACCTATTTTATCTATGAAAGACGGAGTAATTAAACCAGCTAATTTAAAAATGAAAGCCAATGATACGGCTGATGCTTTATTTAGACAATTTGAAGATGTTACTAAAAAACCTTTTTCCGAAAATAAAACTTGCCAAGTAGCTATTTCTCATGCTGACAACCTTGAAACAGCTCAAAAATTAAGAACCTTGATTGAGGATAAATACCCACAAATTAATATTGAATTTATAAGCTTAACAAGCATGGTTATTGGTTGCCATGTTGGTCCAGGAACAGTAATGTGCTGCTCAATAGAAAATTAACATCAAAGTATGATAAACATTAATTACATTTTAATTTCTTTAATTGCTTATCTTTTAGGTTCTATTCCTTTTGCTTTAATTTATGTTAAATTGTTCCTCAATAAAGATATGAGGACTTTTGGCTCTAAAAATACTGGAGCCTTGAACACCTTAAGAATTGTTTCTCATGAAAAGGGGAAATTGATTGGATTAATTTCTTTCCTGATTGTATTTTTATTAGATGCTAGCAAATCAGTCTTAGCTGTTATATTAGCAATGCACTTCCTTCCTGAAAATCTAACTCTAGCAATAACATTAGGAACATTCTTCTCTATTTTAGGACATAACTATCCAATAATTCTTAATTTTAAAGGAGGTAGAGGAGCAGCATCATTACTAGGAGTATTATTATTCCTAAATTGGAAGATATTCATTGGTTGGTTAATCACTGTTCTTTGCTTTATGATGCTTTTTGAAATTTTCTTAGGAGGAAAAATTGATAATAAATTTATTAAAAAATCTATTTCTGATCAAATAGTCGGGAGATTGATAGGAGAGATATATGCAGTCTGGTGGATTTCTATAGCTGCGCCAACATTACTCTATCCAGTGTTGTTCGGAACAATTCTTATTATTATTTCTCATAAGGATAGGGTCATAGAACAAATTAAAAAGAAAAATGTTTAAAGAAATTATAATTTTAATTGTTGCTTATGTATTGGGTTCTATTCCTTTTGGGTACCTAATTACTAAATTTACAACTAAAAAAAATCTATTAGAAATAGGATGGAAAAAGAATTCTGGCTCTAATGTTTTTAAAAATGTTGGCTTATGGCAAGGAATTTTTACTTTTGTTTTTGATGTTTTAAAAGGATTTCTAGCTGTTTATCTTGCCCAATATTTTGGTCTTTCCTTATTATTCCAAGTTTTCTGCGGAGTATTAGCAGTTATCGGTCATAACTGGTCTTGCTTTCTTGGTTTTAAAGGCGGAAGAGGATTAGCAGCTTTAATTGGAGCTCTCTTCGCTATTTCTCCTTTAGTTTTAATTATTGCCTTGATTCCTTGCATAATCTTTACTATAATCTGGACAGCCTCGGTGGGAACCCTTTTATCCTTCTTAACCGCCATTATCTTCTGTGTCACCTTTAGGGAGTATGAAATGGCTGGATTGTTAATGTTTATTTCTCTAATTCCAGTCTTAATTAAAAGATTAAGTCCAATAAAAGAACTACAAAATAATCCAAATTACAAAGAATTGCTAGAAAATCGACTAATCTTTGATCAAGACACAGTTCCTCCAATTAGGCTAAAAATTAAAAAGAAAAACTAAGCCCCCGTAGCTCAACGGATAGAGTGCTGGTCTTCGGAACCAGTGGTGCGAGTTCGAATCTTGCCGGGGGCACAGACCGCCTTGATTTTTTTTAAAAAACAGGATATACTCCAGACACATAACAAAGCCGATGAACATGTTTAAAACAAAGCTAAAAAGACCATTCTTTGCTTCAATATTGTTTTTTTTGTTTTTGAATTTTACACCAGTTTCAGCAGCATTAGTTAGTTGTGGAAATGACGGACAAGCTGCTTGCACTTTTGGCGATCTTATGGCAATGATAAATACTGTTATTAGTTTCGTTATCTTTGATATTGTTCCTCCTATTGCCGTAATTACAATCGTTATTGCGGCAATCAACCTAATGACTTCTTCAGGAGATCCAGCAAAGCTTGAACAAGCTAAAAAAACTTTAATCTGGATAGTTCTTGGATTGATAGTTGTTTATGGTGCTTGGGCAATCGTTACGGGCTTTATAACTGCATTGGGTGCAAAAGCAGGGAGTGATGTATTTCAATTTTTTGATAAAAAGTAGTTTGCCCCGTTAGCTCAGTTGGTAGAGCAGGAAGCTCTTAACTTCAAGGTCAGGGGTTCGAGCCCTCTACGGGGCACAGAAAAATATATAGTAAAGATAAAAATATGTTAACAACAGAAGAAAAAACAAAAATCGTTAGTGACAATAAGATAAATGAAACCGACACTGGCTCTGCTGAAGTTCAGGTTGCTTTAATTTCAGAAGAAATTCAAAGACTTCTTGAACATTTGAAAAAGCACAAAAAAGATGTCAGTTCAAAAAGAGGCTTATTAAAAATGGTTGCCAAGAGAAGAAAGCTTTTGAAATTCCTCGAAAGAACAAGTGAAGATTCATACAGGGAATTAACCAAAAAGATTGGATTAAAAGCCTAGGTGTTAAAATATGAAGAATGAATCTTTTAAACTTAAAATTGACGATAAATTTTTAGAGGTAGAATTTAAAAATCTAGCAGAGAGAACAAATAGTTCTGTTTTTATAAAATTTGGAGAAACCTGTCTTATGGCCACTGCCGTAATGAGCAAAAAAGAAATCGAGGGAATCGATTTTTTTCCTTTAACTGTAGCTTATGAAGAAAGATTCTACGCAATAGGAAAAATATTTGGTTCAAGGTTTATGAAAAGAGAGGGAAGACCAAGTGAACAATCCATCTTAACTTCAAGATTAATTGATAGGGCAGTAAGACCATTATTTCCAGCAGACTTCAAAAGAGAAGTACAAATTATTATTACTTGTCTTTCTTGGGATAAAGAAAGCGATTTGGCCAGCTTAGGACTAATCGCTGCTTCAATAGTACTTTCGGCTTCAGATATTCCTTGGGATGGACCAGTTGCTCCCGTAAGAATAGGGATGAGAGATGGTAAAATGGTTGCTTTCCCAACCTTTGCCGAAAGAGAATCTGGCAATATGGATTTATTATTATCAGGTTTAAAATCAGAATCAAAAAAAGAAATTTTGATTAATATGATTGAAGCTGGAATGAAAGAAGTTCCCGAGGAAGATATTCTGAAAGCTGTTGAATTAGCTAAAAAATATCATGAAGACATTCTTAATTTTGAAGAAGAAATTGCTAAAAAAATAGGAAAAGAAAAAATAAAACTAGAAGAGAAGGGAAGAGACGAAGAGATAGAAAAAGAAGTTAAAGAACTTTTAGGAAATAGAATTGAAAACATCTTAAAAAAAGATTCAATTGACGATCTTCATATTATTAGAGAAGAATTGGGAGAATTGTTGAAAAAACATGAAGACGCGGAAAAAACTCGTTGTGGATTTTCTTTCTTCGAAAAAGAAACCGAAAGACTTGTTCACGAAAAAATAATTGAAAAAGGAATTCGTTTTGACGGAAGAAATTCTGACCAAATCAGAGAATTAAGCTGCGACGTTAATGTCATTCCTAGAGTTCATGGAACTGGATTATTCTGCCGTGGAGAAACAAAAGTTCTATCATTCTTAACCTTGGGTGGTCCTGGCGATCAAAAGATATTTGAAGAGATGGAATTAAACGGCAAAAAAAGATTTATGCATCACTATAACTTCCCACCATCATGCGTTGGAGAGACTGGACCATTAAGGGGACCAGGAAGAAGAGAAATTGGACACGGAATGCTTGGAGAAAAAGCTTTGCGTTCAATGATTCCTGATGCTGAAAATTTCCCTTATACAATCAGAGTTGTTTCTGAGGTTTTGTGTTCTAACGGTTCTTCATCAATGGCTTCAACTTGCGCTGCTTGTTTAGCTTTAATGGATGGCGGAGTTCCAATT encodes the following:
- a CDS encoding prepilin-type N-terminal cleavage/methylation domain-containing protein, which encodes MIKRKAFTLIELLVVIAIIGILSGMIVLAMNGSTAKARIAKSQVYSNSLRSALMSNVKGNWSLDATGDDTWNHITGTVTGATSNTTDCAQNTCYSFDGGDYILTANTAGQYSILTNGMTAMVWVKGASQAGNTVFANWDSNASYKEAWKIATNGNLLRVILADTTTQATTKNYYSTNDVAFDNTWHLVGFSWTVGGGALTLYIDGTSVAVTKTADGAVASLNANGGSGYAPISIGCDMSNNSAANLFNGSIDNAWLFNGPIPTSQIKELYYAGLNNLLASGKISADEYSQRISTLSLNK
- a CDS encoding DegV family protein, which encodes MDTEKEKIGFVTDEVCDLPEEIVNENNIGVVRYKLDPQELSEIPGNIYQKIREGERRGIKNLLVKTSQPSINDFLSVFKEKLEKFEEILCITFSSKISGAYNSAMQAKKFLEKELQDKIHIFDSLRGTGCEGLIVLKAISLAKEKMDIPDIISNLTKEIPNVNMVAMYKNSRWLEASGRFPTIGNIIINQAEKIDIKPIFNFKNGKLNIVTIKRNVKELSVALFEVFEKTTRNAREAGKKIKIAITHADNMEEVEKLKTMVLGLKNTEISFINLLCFPVGGHVGPGTLVLSWDQ
- a CDS encoding DegV family protein, with product MKKASIIIGDSASLRDEDVKKFGLIVVPFVMEWPDGERLNGDNIFEKMREAEKQGIKTTPKTSQPSMGIFKKAFEEGLKDAESVIAITISSEISGTYNSAVQAKKMFDEETQKKIFILNSLNADLSESLLAIKAAKMAEQEKSGEEIIKELETMVPKIFLFAMLESPRWLEAGGRINHAMSVILSQMQKIGMRPILSMKDGVIKPANLKMKANDTADALFRQFEDVTKKPFSENKTCQVAISHADNLETAQKLRTLIEDKYPQINIEFISLTSMVIGCHVGPGTVMCCSIEN
- a CDS encoding glycerol-3-phosphate acyltransferase, giving the protein MININYILISLIAYLLGSIPFALIYVKLFLNKDMRTFGSKNTGALNTLRIVSHEKGKLIGLISFLIVFLLDASKSVLAVILAMHFLPENLTLAITLGTFFSILGHNYPIILNFKGGRGAASLLGVLLFLNWKIFIGWLITVLCFMMLFEIFLGGKIDNKFIKKSISDQIVGRLIGEIYAVWWISIAAPTLLYPVLFGTILIIISHKDRVIEQIKKKNV
- a CDS encoding glycerol-3-phosphate acyltransferase codes for the protein MFKEIIILIVAYVLGSIPFGYLITKFTTKKNLLEIGWKKNSGSNVFKNVGLWQGIFTFVFDVLKGFLAVYLAQYFGLSLLFQVFCGVLAVIGHNWSCFLGFKGGRGLAALIGALFAISPLVLIIALIPCIIFTIIWTASVGTLLSFLTAIIFCVTFREYEMAGLLMFISLIPVLIKRLSPIKELQNNPNYKELLENRLIFDQDTVPPIRLKIKKKN
- a CDS encoding pilin; this translates as MFKTKLKRPFFASILFFLFLNFTPVSAALVSCGNDGQAACTFGDLMAMINTVISFVIFDIVPPIAVITIVIAAINLMTSSGDPAKLEQAKKTLIWIVLGLIVVYGAWAIVTGFITALGAKAGSDVFQFFDKK
- the rpsO gene encoding 30S ribosomal protein S15, coding for MLTTEEKTKIVSDNKINETDTGSAEVQVALISEEIQRLLEHLKKHKKDVSSKRGLLKMVAKRRKLLKFLERTSEDSYRELTKKIGLKA
- a CDS encoding polyribonucleotide nucleotidyltransferase, whose product is MKNESFKLKIDDKFLEVEFKNLAERTNSSVFIKFGETCLMATAVMSKKEIEGIDFFPLTVAYEERFYAIGKIFGSRFMKREGRPSEQSILTSRLIDRAVRPLFPADFKREVQIIITCLSWDKESDLASLGLIAASIVLSASDIPWDGPVAPVRIGMRDGKMVAFPTFAERESGNMDLLLSGLKSESKKEILINMIEAGMKEVPEEDILKAVELAKKYHEDILNFEEEIAKKIGKEKIKLEEKGRDEEIEKEVKELLGNRIENILKKDSIDDLHIIREELGELLKKHEDAEKTRCGFSFFEKETERLVHEKIIEKGIRFDGRNSDQIRELSCDVNVIPRVHGTGLFCRGETKVLSFLTLGGPGDQKIFEEMELNGKKRFMHHYNFPPSCVGETGPLRGPGRREIGHGMLGEKALRSMIPDAENFPYTIRVVSEVLCSNGSSSMASTCAACLALMDGGVPIKNPVSGIAMGLMMEMNDQKSTEDKNYLVLTDVQGEEDHYGDMDFKATGTKNGITALQMDIKVRGITVKIMKNALEQSKKARMQILAKMLETIPEPRKELSPNAPRIYTIKIRPDQIGEVIGTGGKIINEIIDECGVLIDIEETGEVFVTAENEASAQKAIEWIKNLTKEVIVGDIYQGKIKRILEFGAFAEILPGQEGMIHISQLAKERVNKVTDIVKIGDIVPVKVISIDEQGRINLSLKEARK